The Micromonospora siamensis genome contains the following window.
GGCCCCCACCCCGGACCGGGTGCCGTTCGTGCTGGTGGTGACCCGGGAGCTGATCGGCGTCGACGAGCGCCTGGCCCGCACCGCGCTGGTCGGCAAGCGCAACCCGAAGCCCGGCGTCCGGGACAAGAACTTCCCCGACAAGGACCTGCCGACCTTCGACCCGATCAAGGAGCTGGAGGTGCCGGCCGGGCCGGCGTACCTGCTCTTCGAGGTGGATCGCGGCGCGGACCTGGTCAACCTCGCGCCGGCCGCCGCGGTGGAGGCGCTGGCCGCGCGGGACGGGCTGCCGATCAGCATCGACGAGGGCATCGCCCTGGTCACCCAGCACCCGGAGGTCCTGGAGAAGAACAAGTGCTTCTCCCTGGTCGGGTCGCGCTGCGGTGACCGGCGGGTGCCTGCGCTCTGGATCAGCCAGAACGCGCCCAAGCTCGGCTGGTGCTGGTACGGCAACCCGCACACCTGGCTCGGCTCCGCCTCCGCCCACCCCGTCCGCACCGGCCTGAGCTGAGCCGAACACTTCGGGGAAGTTGCCGCCTCGACACCGAGTCAGGCAGCAACTTCCCCGGAGCTGCCTGATCGGTCAGAAGATTTCGCTGAGCGGCAGCTCCAGCGGGAAGGGTGTTTCACTGTGCCAGGGCTCGGTGCCGGTCACCACGGCCGCCTCCCGGTAGACGCCGCCGACGTTGCGCAGCACGGTGAGGCTCTGCTTACGCGGCTCGACCAGCCAGTACGTCGGGATGTCGGCAACGGCGTACTCGTGGCGCTTCAGCACCAGGTCGCGGCCCGCGTTGCCGGGCGGGACGACCTCCACCACCAGCAGCACGTCGGCCGGGTCGAGCGCCGGGCCGCCGCGATCCAGCGCCTCCTCCCGGGCCACGAAGAGGTCGGGGACGAAGTACGAGGAGCGCTTCGCACTGACCCCGATGTCCTGCCCGACGAGGAGGCCGGCCGGGGCCTGCCGGTCCAGCAGTCGACGGAGGCGGTTGGCGACCGCGCCGTGGAAGACGTCCGCGTGGGGGGACACCAACAGACTCCCGTCGAAGATCTCGTAGTCCTGGCCGTCGTCGGGGAGATCCGGCAGGTCGTCGACCGTCCAGGCGGCTCCCCGGTCGGGCCGGGCGGGGCTCGTCACCGTCACACCTCCTCTCTACCGGACCACCCTGACACTCACACCGGTCGTCCACAACGAAGCTCACCGACCAGCGCCGTCCACCGGGTTGTCCACAGGTGTGGCGGGTTCTCCACAGGTTGTTCACAACGTGCGCCCCCGATCTCCACGGCCGCTGCCTACAGTTCCGAGCCATGAGGGAACGCCGGGTACTGGTCGTCGAGGACGAGCGGACCATCGCCGAGTCGGTCGCCGCCCGCCTGCGCGCCGAGGGTTTCACCGTGGACATCGCCGGTGACGGCCCGTCGGCCGTCGAGCGGTTCCGCAGCGGCCGGCCCGACCTCGTCGTACTCGATGTGATGCTGCCGGGGTTCGACGGCCTGGAGGTGTGCCGGCGGATCCAGGCCGAGCGACCGGTGCCGGTGCTCATGCTGACCGCGCGGGACGACGAGACCGACCTGCTGGTGGGGCTGGCGGTGGGTGCCGACGACTACCTGACCAAGCCGTTCTCGATGCGGGAGCTGGCCGCCCGGGTGCACGTGCTGCTGCGCCGGATGGACCGGGCCTCGGCCGGTGAGCAGCCCGCGCTGCGGCTCGGCGACATCGAGATCAGCGAGGCCGAGCGGCGGGTCCGCCGCGGCGGTGCCGAGGTGCATCTGACCCCCACCGAGTTCGACCTGCTGGTGCACCTGGCCCGCCGGCCGCGGACCGTGTTGCCCCGGGAACGCCTGCTCGCGGACGTGTGGGGCTGGGCCGACGGCTCGGGCACCCGCACGGTGGACAGCCACGTCAAGGCGTTGCGCCGCAAGCTGGGGCCGGACCTGATCCGCACGGTGCACGGCGTCGGGTACGCGCTGGAGGTGCCGGCGTGACCCGGGTGACCAGGGCTGTCGCGGTGACGGACTGGCTGGACCGGGTGCTGCCCCGGCCGCTGGACCCGGTCCGCTCGATCAAGGCGAAGCTCGGCTTCCTGCTGGTCGCCTCCGGCACCACCGGGCTGGCGTACTTCTGGTGGGTGATCGGCTGGGTGCCGCCGATGACGTCCGTGACGGCGATCGGCCTGGCGCTGTTCACGTCCCAGGTGCTGGCGCACGGGATGACCTCGCCGCTGCGGGAGATGACCGCCGCCGCCGGGGCGATGGCCCGGGGCGACTACACCCGGCGGGTCCGGGCCACCTCCCGGGACGAGGTGGGTGAGCTGGCGCTCGCGTTCAACAAGATGGCCGAGGACCTGGCCGCGGCCGACCAGCGGCGGCGCGAGCTGATCGCGAACGTCTCGCACGAGTTGCGTACGCCGATCACCGCCCTGCAGGGCGTGCTGGAGAACATGGTCGACGGGGTGGCGGCCCCGGAGCCGGCGGCGCTGCGTACCGCGCTCGGCCAGACCGAACGGCTCGGGCACCTGGTGGCCGACCTGCTCGACCTGTCCCGGTTGGACGCCGGGGTGGTGCCGTTGCGCCGGGCCCGGATCGACGTCGCGGACTTCCTCGACGAGGCGATCGGGCACGCGGCGGCGGCCGCCGCCGGGGCCGGCCGGGAGGTCCGGTTCCGGCTGGAGCCGCTGCCGGGACCGCTGGCCGTCTCCGCCGATCCGGACCGGTTGCACCAGGTCTTCGCCAACCTGCTGGACAACGCGGCCCGGCACAGTCCCCGGGGCGGCGCCGTGCTGGTAACCGCCGAGGAGCGGGCCGGGCAGCTGCACTTCGAGGTGAGCGACGAGGGCGAGGGGATCCCGGTCGCCGACCGTCCCCGGGTCTTCGAACGGTTCACCCGCGGCGACCGCTCCGGCGGCGGCGGCACCGGCCTCGGCCTGGCCATCGCCCGTTGGGTCGTGGAGCTGCACGGCGGCACCATCCGGGTACGCGAACCCGCCACGCCGGCCGGCGACGGGCGCGGCGGCTGCCGGATCCAGGTGTCGCTCCCCCTCACCACCGTCGGAACGGGAGAAGCCGCATGACCACTCCGCCCCAGCCCGCCTCCGGCGAGCCGTCGCCGCACCGACCCGTGCCGCAGCCGGCGACGAGCGGCGCCCCATCGGTGCCGGCGACCGCCGGGCCGGGCGCCCCGCCGCCACCGGCGGGACCACCCGCGTGGCCCGCCCTGGGACCGTCGGCGACGCCGGCACCGGGCCCGGCGGGACCGCCCGCGTCGGCCGCACCGGGCCGGCCGGGACCACCGGGTACGCCGGCCCTGCCGCGACCGGTCCCGCTCCCGCCGTCGGAGTGGCAGCTCCGCTGGCCGGGCCCGACCGCTCCAGCGCCTCCGAAGGTGCTCGCCGCGGTGGGCGTCGCCGCCCTGGTGGCGGCGGTGGCGGTGCCCCTGGACCGGCCCGGGCTGGGCTGGCCGGTGGCCGGCCTCGCGGCGACGACCGCCCTGGTCACGGCCACCATGCGTCGTGGCGACGGGTCTGCGGCACCCGGCGGTGGGCTCGCCGGCCGGCCGGCTGATCCCGCGCCGGGCACGACCGACACCGGCGGGGTGGCGAAGGACACCGCCCGTCCCGGCGCCACGGGGGCGCCGGGACGGGCGGACCAACCGCTGACCGGCCGGGCCGCGCGGGGTGCCTGGGCGGTGGCCGCGCTCGCGCTGCTCGCGGTGGGGGCGGTACGCGACGCCGGCTGGCTCGTCGTGCTCTGCCTGCTGGCCGCCGCGCCGGTCGCGGCCCTGGCGGTGGCCGGCGGGCGGACCGGACGCGGCATGCTCACCGCCGTCCGCATGTCGGCGGTGGCCCCGGCCCGGTCCCTGCCCTGGGCCCGCCGGTCGATGTCGGCGGCGAACGCGGGGGCGACCGTCGGCCGCTCGCTGGTCAGCGTGGCGGTGTCGATCGCCCTGCTGGTCGTGTTCGGGTTGCTCTTCTCCTCCGCCGACGCCGTCTTCGCCGGCCTGGTCACCGACCTGGTGCCGGCGGGCTCCCCGCCGGACCTGCTGGGCTGGGGAGTTCGCCTGCTGGTGGCGGGGCCGCTGCTGCTCGGCGGGGCGTACCTGCTGGCCGCGCCGCCGCGCCTTGCCGACCTGCGGTTCGCGCCGGGCCGGCCGGTCCGGCGGCGGGAGTGGGTGCTGCCGTTGGCGCTGCTCGACGCGCTCTTCGCGGTGTTCGTGCTGGTGCAGCTCACCGTGCTGTTCGGCGGCTCCGATCACGTGCTGCGCACCGGCGGGCTGACCTACGCCGAGTACGCCCGGAGCGGTTTCTGGCAGCTCCTCGCCGTCTCCGGGCTCACCCTGCTGGTGATCGGCGGCGCCGCCCGCTGGGCGCCCCGGACCACCCGCGCCGACCGGCTCCTGATCCGCGTCCTGCTCGGCGCGCTCACCGCGCTCAGCCTGGTGGTGGTCGCCTCAGCGCTCTACCGGGTGCGGGTCTACACCGACGCGTACGGGGCGACCCGGCTGCGGCTCTTCGTGGCGACGGTCGAGTGCTGCCTCGGCCTGCTCTTCGGCTACGTCGGGGTGGCCGTGCTGCGGCTGCGGGCCGGCTGGCTGCCCGCCCTGGCCGCCGGTACGGCGGTGGCCGCCCTGCTCACCCTGGCCGTGCTGAACCCGGACCGGTTGATCGCCGAGCAGAACGTCGACCGGTACCTGCGTTCCGGCCGGCTGGACGCGGGTTACCTGGCCGGGCTCTCCGCCGACGCGGCGCCGGCCCTGGCCCGGCTGCCCGAGCCGCAGCGTTCCTGCGCGCTGGACGGCATCCGGGACCGGTTGGTGACCGAGGACGACTGGCGGACCGTGAACCTGGGCCGGGCGCGGGCGCGGCAGTTGCTGGACGCCCACCCGATTCTCACCGCCGGCCTCACCTGCCCGTGGCCGCAGCGCTGGTGACCGGCCCGCCCTTGACAATCCCGTTGATCGGGCGAGACTGCCGGGGTGGCGGTACCTGACGAGCCGGGCGCGCCGGGGCGGGACGGCACCGTCCCGGCCGCGCCGGTGCCCGGGCCCCGGCCACCGGTCCCGACACCGGCCGGACGGGCCCGGATCGTGCTCGCCGAGGTACGCCGGGACAGCCGGGCCGACCGGACCCGCAGCGAGCTGACCCAGCAGACCCGGATCGGGGAGACCCTGGTCAGCGGCCTGGTACGCGCGCAGCTGACGTTGGCGCTGCGCCTGTCGGCGGTGGTGCTGATCGCGCTGGGCGGGCTGCCCTGGCTCTTCGCGATCGCGCCGAGCCTGGGGCGTACGACGGTGTTCGGGGTGAACCTGCCGTGGCTGCTGCTCGGGGTCTTCTCCTTCCCGTTCCTGATCGTGGTCGGTTGGGCGTACGTGCGGCTGGCCGAACGCAACGAGCAGGACTTCACCGACCTGGTCCAGCGGCCGGAGCGCTGAGGTGGGCAACGGCTACGTGGTGCCGGCGATCGTCGCGGTCACCCTGGTCACCCTGGGCATCGGTTTCTACGGGTTGCGGCTGGCCCGGACCACCTCCGACTTCCTGGTGGCGTCCCGGGCGGTCAGCCCGACCTGGAACGCGGCGGCGATCGGCGGGGAATATCTGTCGGCGGCCAGCTTCCTCGGGGTCGCCGGGTTGATCCTCAAGTACGGCGTGGACGTGCTCTGGTATCCGGTCGGCTTCGCCGCCGGCTATCTGGCGCTGCTGCTCTTCGTGGCCGCGCCGCTGCGCCGCTCGGGGGCGTTCACCCTGCCCGACTTCTGCGAGCTGCGGCTCGGCTCGCGCCGGCTGCGTACCCTGGCCACCGCCTTCGTGATCTTCATCGGCTGGCTCTACCTGGTGCCGCAGCTGCAGGGGGCGGGGCTGACCCTGGCCACGGTGGCCGGCTCGCCGTACCCGGTGGGCGCCCTGCTGGTCGCGGCCGTGGTGACCGCGAACGTGGCGCTGGGCGGGATGCGGGCGATCACCTTCGTCCAGGCTTTTCAGTACTGGCTGAAGCTGACCGCGCTGGCCGTACCCGCGATCTTCCTGGCGTTGCAGTGGCAGGCCGACGCCCGCCCGGCGGTGGCCCCGCCCGACGGGCCGACGTTCCGGACCGCGACCACCGTCGTGGTCGAGCACCGCGCGACCCTCACCCTCGGAGACGGCGACGTCCGGGAGGTACGCCCCGGTGACCGCCTCGACTTCGCCGCCGGTGACCCGGTGCCGGCGGTCTCCGGCACCGCCACCGCCGCCACCGACTGGCTGCTGCCGGACACCGCCGGGGACGACGACCGGGGACTGTTCGGCACGTACTCCCTGATCCTGGCCACCTTCCTGGGCACCATGGGGTTGCCGCACGTGCTGGTCCGCTTCTACACCAACCCGGACGGCGCGGCGGCCCGGCGGACCACCCTGGTGGTGCTGGCCCTGGTCGGCGTCTTCTATCTGCTGCCCACCATCTACGGCGTGCTGGGCCGGATCTACACCCCGCAACTGCTGGTCAGCGGCCAGACCGACGCGGTGGTGGTGCTGCTGCCCGGCGCGGCGCTCGGCGACGGGCCGGCCGGTCGGCTGCTCGCCGCGCTGGTCGCCGCCGGGGCGTTCGCCGCCTTCCTCTCCACCTCCTCCGGGCTGCTCACCAGCGTCGCCGGGGTGATCTCCACGGACGTGCTGGGTCGCGGCTCGGTACGCGGCTTCCGGCTGGCCACGGTGATCGCCGGCGGGGTGCCGACGATCCTCGCGTTGAACGTCTCCGGCCTGGACGTCTCCCAGGTGGTCGGGCTGGCCTTCGCGGTGGCCGCGTCGAGCTTCTGCCCGCTGCTGGTGCTGGGCATCTGGTGGCGCGGCCTGACCGACCTGGGCGCGGCGGCCGGGGTGCTGGTGGGCGGCGGCGCGGCGATCAGCTCGGTGCTGGTCACCGTGCTCGGGCCGCCACTGTCCGGCTGGCCGGCCACGCTGACCGCGCAGCCGGCGGCGTGGACGGTGCCGCTGGCGTTCACGGTGATGGTGGCGGTGTCGGTGGCGTCCCGACGGCGGGCGCCGGCCGACGTGGGCGCGACGATGCTCCGCCTGCACGCCCCGGACACCCTCCGGCTGTAGCGCCCGGCTACGCCTCCAGGACGACGGTGGGTCATCCTGCGGCGGGAGGGTGGCGTGGCGGCGGCCGGATACGGTCGGGCCATGACCGATCAGCACCCGGCGCTCGTCCTGCGCGGCCTGGCCAAGCGGTTCGACCAGAAGGTCGCCGTCAACGGGGTCGACCTGGACGTGCCGGCCGGCTCCTTCTACGGGCTGCTCGGCCCGAACGGCGCGGGCAAGACCACCACCCTGTCCATGGCGGTCGGCCTGCTCCGGCCGGACTTCGGGCGGGCCTGGGTGCTCGGGCAGGACGTGTGGGGGGACCCGGTGCGGGCCAAGGCGCTGCTCGGCGTGATGCCCGACGGCGTACGCCTCTTCGACCGGCTCAGCGGCGCGGAGCTGCTGGCGTACCACGGTCTGCTGCGCGGCATGGACCCGGCGGTGGTGGACCGGCGGGCGGCGGAGCTGCTCGACGTGCTGGCCCTCACCGACGCCGGCCGGACGCTGGTGGTGGACTACTCGGCCGGCATGAAGAAGAAGATCGGCCTGGCCTGCGCGCTGCTGCACGGTCCCCGGCTGCTGGTGCTGGACGAGCCGTTCGAGGCGGTCGACCCGGTCTCCGCCGCGCTGATCCGCGACATCCTGCACCGCTACGTCGTCGGCGGCGGCACAGTGGTCTTCTCCAGCCACGTCATGGAGGTGGTGGAGCGGCTCTGCTCGCACGTGGCGATCCTCGCCGACGGCGTGATCAAGCGGGTCGGCACCCTCGACCAGGTACGCGGTGACCGCTCACTGGAGCAGGTCTTCGTGGAGGTGGTCGGCGGCCGGACCGCCACCGGCGAGGAGCTGGCGTGGCTGTCGAACTGAGCCCGGCCCGGCGGGTGTCGGCCTGGCACTTCGTCCGGCTGAAGCTGCGGGTGCTGGGCAACAACTTCCGTGGCCAGGGGCGGCGGATCGCGTTGTTCCTGCTCGGCGTGATGGTGGCGCTGTGGATCGCCGCGGGCGGCTTCCTGCTGTTCGCGTCGCCGGGCATCGCCGGCGAGATCCGGAACGCCGGCATGGCGGCCGGGTTCGGTGGCGGCCTGCTGGTGCTCGGCTGGCTGCTCGTGCCGCTGGTCTTCTTCGGCGTGGACGAGACCCTGGACCCGGCGCGGTTCGCGCTGCTGCCGCTGTCCCGCCGAACCCTGGTCACCGGCCTGTTCGCCGCCGCGCTGGTGAGCGTACCGGTGGTCGCGATGCTGGTCGCGGTCTCCGGGCTGGTGCTCAGCGCCGGCCTGCT
Protein-coding sequences here:
- a CDS encoding DUF5701 family protein, with amino-acid sequence MTAPFDAGTEFDRQVATLIEKGYPELAGLSTDEFAELVTPLRVTALDRAAALPAPTPDRVPFVLVVTRELIGVDERLARTALVGKRNPKPGVRDKNFPDKDLPTFDPIKELEVPAGPAYLLFEVDRGADLVNLAPAAAVEALAARDGLPISIDEGIALVTQHPEVLEKNKCFSLVGSRCGDRRVPALWISQNAPKLGWCWYGNPHTWLGSASAHPVRTGLS
- a CDS encoding Uma2 family endonuclease; the encoded protein is MTSPARPDRGAAWTVDDLPDLPDDGQDYEIFDGSLLVSPHADVFHGAVANRLRRLLDRQAPAGLLVGQDIGVSAKRSSYFVPDLFVAREEALDRGGPALDPADVLLVVEVVPPGNAGRDLVLKRHEYAVADIPTYWLVEPRKQSLTVLRNVGGVYREAAVVTGTEPWHSETPFPLELPLSEIF
- a CDS encoding response regulator transcription factor, translated to MRERRVLVVEDERTIAESVAARLRAEGFTVDIAGDGPSAVERFRSGRPDLVVLDVMLPGFDGLEVCRRIQAERPVPVLMLTARDDETDLLVGLAVGADDYLTKPFSMRELAARVHVLLRRMDRASAGEQPALRLGDIEISEAERRVRRGGAEVHLTPTEFDLLVHLARRPRTVLPRERLLADVWGWADGSGTRTVDSHVKALRRKLGPDLIRTVHGVGYALEVPA
- a CDS encoding HAMP domain-containing sensor histidine kinase, with product MTRVTRAVAVTDWLDRVLPRPLDPVRSIKAKLGFLLVASGTTGLAYFWWVIGWVPPMTSVTAIGLALFTSQVLAHGMTSPLREMTAAAGAMARGDYTRRVRATSRDEVGELALAFNKMAEDLAAADQRRRELIANVSHELRTPITALQGVLENMVDGVAAPEPAALRTALGQTERLGHLVADLLDLSRLDAGVVPLRRARIDVADFLDEAIGHAAAAAAGAGREVRFRLEPLPGPLAVSADPDRLHQVFANLLDNAARHSPRGGAVLVTAEERAGQLHFEVSDEGEGIPVADRPRVFERFTRGDRSGGGGTGLGLAIARWVVELHGGTIRVREPATPAGDGRGGCRIQVSLPLTTVGTGEAA
- a CDS encoding DUF4153 domain-containing protein, which encodes MLAAVGVAALVAAVAVPLDRPGLGWPVAGLAATTALVTATMRRGDGSAAPGGGLAGRPADPAPGTTDTGGVAKDTARPGATGAPGRADQPLTGRAARGAWAVAALALLAVGAVRDAGWLVVLCLLAAAPVAALAVAGGRTGRGMLTAVRMSAVAPARSLPWARRSMSAANAGATVGRSLVSVAVSIALLVVFGLLFSSADAVFAGLVTDLVPAGSPPDLLGWGVRLLVAGPLLLGGAYLLAAPPRLADLRFAPGRPVRRREWVLPLALLDALFAVFVLVQLTVLFGGSDHVLRTGGLTYAEYARSGFWQLLAVSGLTLLVIGGAARWAPRTTRADRLLIRVLLGALTALSLVVVASALYRVRVYTDAYGATRLRLFVATVECCLGLLFGYVGVAVLRLRAGWLPALAAGTAVAALLTLAVLNPDRLIAEQNVDRYLRSGRLDAGYLAGLSADAAPALARLPEPQRSCALDGIRDRLVTEDDWRTVNLGRARARQLLDAHPILTAGLTCPWPQRW
- a CDS encoding DUF485 domain-containing protein produces the protein MPGPRPPVPTPAGRARIVLAEVRRDSRADRTRSELTQQTRIGETLVSGLVRAQLTLALRLSAVVLIALGGLPWLFAIAPSLGRTTVFGVNLPWLLLGVFSFPFLIVVGWAYVRLAERNEQDFTDLVQRPER
- a CDS encoding sodium/solute symporter, which gives rise to MGNGYVVPAIVAVTLVTLGIGFYGLRLARTTSDFLVASRAVSPTWNAAAIGGEYLSAASFLGVAGLILKYGVDVLWYPVGFAAGYLALLLFVAAPLRRSGAFTLPDFCELRLGSRRLRTLATAFVIFIGWLYLVPQLQGAGLTLATVAGSPYPVGALLVAAVVTANVALGGMRAITFVQAFQYWLKLTALAVPAIFLALQWQADARPAVAPPDGPTFRTATTVVVEHRATLTLGDGDVREVRPGDRLDFAAGDPVPAVSGTATAATDWLLPDTAGDDDRGLFGTYSLILATFLGTMGLPHVLVRFYTNPDGAAARRTTLVVLALVGVFYLLPTIYGVLGRIYTPQLLVSGQTDAVVVLLPGAALGDGPAGRLLAALVAAGAFAAFLSTSSGLLTSVAGVISTDVLGRGSVRGFRLATVIAGGVPTILALNVSGLDVSQVVGLAFAVAASSFCPLLVLGIWWRGLTDLGAAAGVLVGGGAAISSVLVTVLGPPLSGWPATLTAQPAAWTVPLAFTVMVAVSVASRRRAPADVGATMLRLHAPDTLRL
- a CDS encoding ABC transporter ATP-binding protein; amino-acid sequence: MTDQHPALVLRGLAKRFDQKVAVNGVDLDVPAGSFYGLLGPNGAGKTTTLSMAVGLLRPDFGRAWVLGQDVWGDPVRAKALLGVMPDGVRLFDRLSGAELLAYHGLLRGMDPAVVDRRAAELLDVLALTDAGRTLVVDYSAGMKKKIGLACALLHGPRLLVLDEPFEAVDPVSAALIRDILHRYVVGGGTVVFSSHVMEVVERLCSHVAILADGVIKRVGTLDQVRGDRSLEQVFVEVVGGRTATGEELAWLSN